One window of the Fusobacterium sp. SYSU M8D902 genome contains the following:
- the ispF gene encoding 2-C-methyl-D-erythritol 2,4-cyclodiphosphate synthase, which translates to MLRIGNGYDVHKLVEGRRLVLGGIEIPHTRGVLGHSDGDVLIHAIMDAMLGALALGDIGQHFPDTDMKYENIDSTILLKKVKELIADRGYRVINLDSIIVLQKPKVKPYIEAMRERVAEVLELDVEQVSVKATTEEKLGFTGDESGVKSYCVVLLEKK; encoded by the coding sequence ATGCTTAGAATAGGAAATGGATATGATGTTCATAAATTAGTTGAGGGAAGAAGATTGGTATTAGGTGGAATTGAGATTCCACATACAAGAGGAGTTTTAGGACATTCAGATGGAGATGTATTGATACATGCTATAATGGATGCTATGCTAGGAGCTTTGGCTTTGGGAGATATAGGTCAACATTTTCCTGATACAGATATGAAGTATGAAAATATAGATAGTACAATTCTATTAAAAAAAGTCAAAGAGCTAATAGCAGATAGAGGATATAGAGTTATAAATTTAGATTCTATTATTGTGTTACAAAAACCTAAAGTAAAACCATATATAGAGGCTATGAGAGAAAGAGTTGCTGAGGTATTGGAATTGGATGTAGAGCAAGTGAGTGTAAAGGCAACTACTGAAGAAAAATTAGGATTTACAGGAGATGAATCTGGAGTAAAATCATATTGTGTTGTTTTATTAGAAAAAAAATAA
- a CDS encoding MurR/RpiR family transcriptional regulator, translating into MIRFQNFYKKNFNTLTKTEKKILEYLIKNPKNIITHSALEIGKELNISDASVLRFSKTLGFEKFNDLKIYITSNLTSSNPSERIIKNWNNFSSENDMITKIVNADITNIKEFIETLDLNQLNKAIHILENSNKIYFLGLGSSKGISQFMFWYMRRLGFNTECINEGGLGLYETLSHIKSKDTIFIFSFPRILEDEIRILELVKKKGSKIIAITSTEFSEISLLSDILFQVEVENLGFFNSYVVPIQLCNLILTMLFEKNKDTLYKEIKENSFVQDFLFHNL; encoded by the coding sequence ATGATTAGATTTCAAAATTTCTACAAGAAAAATTTTAATACTTTAACCAAAACTGAAAAAAAAATCTTAGAATACCTGATTAAAAATCCTAAAAATATCATTACTCATTCAGCTTTAGAAATTGGAAAAGAACTCAACATCAGTGATGCTTCTGTTTTAAGATTTTCAAAAACTCTTGGTTTTGAAAAATTTAATGATTTAAAAATATATATCACTTCTAATTTAACCTCCTCTAATCCTAGCGAAAGAATTATTAAAAATTGGAATAATTTTAGTTCAGAAAATGATATGATTACTAAAATAGTTAATGCTGATATCACAAACATTAAAGAGTTTATTGAAACGTTAGATTTAAATCAATTAAACAAAGCAATACATATCTTAGAAAATTCTAATAAAATTTATTTTTTAGGTCTTGGATCAAGCAAAGGAATTTCACAGTTTATGTTTTGGTATATGAGACGTCTAGGATTCAATACTGAGTGTATTAATGAAGGTGGTCTCGGGCTTTATGAAACTTTATCACATATAAAGAGCAAAGATACTATTTTTATTTTTTCATTTCCTAGAATATTGGAAGATGAAATAAGAATACTTGAACTAGTAAAGAAAAAAGGAAGTAAAATCATCGCTATTACAAGCACAGAGTTTTCCGAAATCTCTCTACTCAGTGATATATTATTCCAAGTTGAGGTAGAAAATTTAGGTTTTTTCAACTCTTATGTTGTTCCTATTCAACTATGTAACTTAATATTGACAATGCTATTTGAAAAAAATAAAGATACTTTATATAAAGAAATTAAAGAAAATAGTTTTGTTCAAGATTTTCTATTCCATAATTTATAA
- the kdd gene encoding L-erythro-3,5-diaminohexanoate dehydrogenase, producing MLKGCKYGTHRVIEPQGVLPQPALKINNDMEIYSNEILIDVIALNIDSASFTQIEEEAGHDVEKIKAKIKEIVGERGKMQNPVTGSGGMLIGRIEKIGPDLEGKTDLKVGDKIATLVSLSLTPLRIDEIIDVKPEIDRVEIKGKAILFESGIYAVLPQDMPETLALAALDVAGAPAQVAKLVRPCQSVVILGSAGKSGMLCAYEAVKRVGPTGNVIGLVRNEKEKALLERVSSRVKVVIADATKPIEVLNAVLEANDGKEVDVAINCVNVANTEMSTILPVKDLGIVYFFSMATSFTKAALGAEGVGKDVTMMVGNGYTKDHAAITLEELRESAVLREIFNELYV from the coding sequence ATGTTAAAAGGATGTAAATATGGAACACACAGAGTAATAGAGCCACAAGGAGTATTACCACAACCAGCATTGAAAATTAATAACGATATGGAAATTTATTCAAATGAGATATTAATAGATGTAATAGCTTTAAATATTGACTCAGCTTCATTCACTCAAATAGAAGAAGAAGCAGGACATGATGTAGAAAAAATAAAAGCTAAAATAAAAGAGATAGTTGGAGAAAGAGGAAAAATGCAAAACCCAGTAACAGGATCTGGTGGAATGCTAATAGGAAGAATTGAAAAAATAGGTCCAGACTTAGAAGGAAAAACTGATCTAAAAGTTGGAGATAAGATAGCAACTCTTGTTTCTCTTTCATTAACTCCATTAAGAATAGATGAGATAATAGATGTAAAACCAGAAATTGATAGAGTAGAGATCAAAGGTAAAGCAATATTATTCGAAAGTGGAATCTATGCAGTATTACCACAAGATATGCCTGAAACTTTAGCACTAGCAGCACTAGACGTAGCTGGAGCACCTGCTCAAGTAGCTAAACTTGTAAGACCATGTCAATCAGTAGTAATCTTAGGATCAGCTGGAAAATCAGGAATGTTATGTGCATATGAGGCTGTAAAAAGAGTAGGACCTACTGGAAATGTAATCGGATTAGTAAGAAATGAAAAAGAAAAAGCTCTATTAGAAAGAGTAAGTTCTAGAGTAAAAGTTGTAATAGCAGACGCTACTAAACCAATAGAAGTTTTAAATGCAGTATTAGAAGCTAATGATGGTAAAGAAGTAGATGTAGCTATCAACTGTGTAAACGTAGCAAATACTGAGATGTCAACAATTCTTCCAGTTAAAGATTTAGGAATAGTTTACTTCTTCTCAATGGCTACATCATTTACAAAAGCAGCTCTTGGAGCAGAAGGTGTAGGAAAAGACGTAACTATGATGGTTGGAAATGGATACACTAAAGACCACGCAGCTATAACATTAGAAGAGTTAAGAGAAAGTGCAGTTTTAAGAGAAATCTTTAACGAGTTATATGTATAA
- a CDS encoding ABC-F family ATP-binding cassette domain-containing protein, translating to MALLQVNDLYMGFSGETLFKNVSFSVDEKDKIGVIGINGAGKSTLIKILLGLEYDEVDPATNQRGTIAKKGGLKIGYLSQNPKLNKENTIFEELMTVFDNVRQDYHRIQELNIILAENLDDFDKTMEELGKVTARYEQNEGYAIEYKVKQILNGLSLAEELWNNKVGDLSGGQMSRVALGKILLEEPELLILDEPTNHLDLNAIEWLEKMLKDYKKAVMVISHDVYFLDNVVNRVFELEGKTLKTYNGNYTDFTIQKEAYISGAVKAFDKEQDKIRKMEEFIRRYKAGVKSKQARGREKLLNRMEKMENPVISRKNMKLKFETDVTSVDLVLRIKDLSKSFDGHKIFSNINLDVYRGERIGIIGKNGVGKSTLLKIVNSLENASSGEFKIGDRVKIGYYDQNHQGLNLNRTIIEELMYNFTLSEEEARNICGGFLFSEDDVYKEIKSLSGGEKARVAFMKLMLEKPNFLILDEPTNHLDIYSREILVEALEDYTGTILVVSHDRNFLDYVVNNIYEVKKEGAIMFKGDYNSYLQQRDNVKEKDENKDKAVLSYEEQKKNKNKISSLEKKIVKSEERLEKLESEKAKKEVEYNEAGKINDLDKLLTIQQELEDYDVQIMEVMEEWEALEEELKELIK from the coding sequence ATGGCATTATTACAAGTTAATGATTTATATATGGGGTTTTCAGGAGAGACACTATTTAAAAATGTAAGCTTTTCAGTAGATGAAAAAGATAAAATAGGAGTAATAGGGATAAATGGTGCTGGAAAATCCACACTTATAAAAATCTTATTGGGATTGGAGTATGATGAGGTAGATCCAGCAACTAATCAAAGAGGTACAATTGCTAAAAAAGGTGGATTGAAGATAGGTTATCTTTCACAAAATCCTAAATTAAACAAAGAAAATACAATTTTTGAAGAATTGATGACAGTGTTTGATAATGTAAGACAAGATTATCATAGAATACAGGAACTGAATATTATACTAGCTGAAAATTTAGATGACTTTGATAAAACTATGGAAGAGTTGGGAAAAGTTACAGCTAGATATGAGCAAAATGAAGGTTATGCTATTGAGTACAAGGTAAAACAGATATTAAATGGTTTGAGTTTGGCAGAGGAGTTATGGAATAATAAGGTTGGAGATCTATCTGGGGGACAGATGTCTAGAGTAGCTTTAGGTAAAATTTTATTGGAAGAGCCCGAACTTTTGATATTGGACGAACCAACTAACCACTTAGATTTAAATGCTATAGAGTGGTTGGAAAAAATGTTAAAAGATTATAAAAAAGCTGTTATGGTAATATCACATGACGTATATTTTTTAGATAATGTAGTAAATAGAGTTTTTGAATTAGAAGGAAAAACACTTAAAACATATAATGGAAACTATACAGATTTTACTATTCAAAAGGAAGCATATATTTCAGGTGCTGTAAAGGCTTTTGATAAAGAGCAAGATAAGATTAGAAAAATGGAGGAATTCATAAGAAGATACAAAGCTGGGGTAAAATCTAAACAGGCAAGAGGAAGAGAGAAACTTCTGAATAGAATGGAAAAGATGGAAAATCCAGTAATAAGTAGAAAGAATATGAAGCTTAAGTTTGAAACAGATGTAACGAGTGTGGATTTAGTTTTAAGAATAAAAGATCTGTCTAAGTCTTTTGATGGTCATAAGATATTTTCTAATATTAACTTAGATGTATATAGAGGAGAAAGAATAGGAATAATAGGAAAAAATGGAGTTGGAAAATCAACTTTATTGAAGATTGTTAACTCTTTGGAAAATGCTTCTAGTGGAGAGTTTAAAATAGGAGATAGAGTAAAGATTGGTTACTATGACCAAAATCATCAAGGACTAAATTTAAATAGGACTATAATTGAAGAGCTTATGTATAATTTTACTTTGAGTGAAGAGGAAGCTAGAAATATTTGTGGTGGATTTTTATTTAGTGAAGATGATGTATATAAAGAGATAAAAAGTTTGAGTGGAGGAGAGAAGGCAAGAGTTGCTTTTATGAAACTTATGCTTGAAAAACCTAACTTTTTAATATTAGACGAGCCAACTAACCACTTGGATATATATTCAAGAGAGATATTGGTAGAGGCTTTAGAGGATTATACAGGAACTATTTTAGTAGTATCACATGATAGAAACTTTTTAGACTATGTTGTAAATAATATATATGAGGTAAAAAAAGAGGGAGCTATTATGTTTAAAGGAGATTATAATAGCTATTTACAACAGAGAGATAATGTAAAAGAGAAGGATGAAAATAAAGATAAGGCTGTATTAAGTTATGAAGAACAGAAGAAAAATAAAAATAAAATATCATCTCTAGAGAAAAAAATTGTAAAATCTGAAGAGAGATTGGAAAAGTTAGAGAGTGAGAAAGCTAAAAAAGAAGTGGAGTATAACGAAGCTGGAAAAATTAATGATTTGGACAAACTTCTGACTATTCAACAGGAGCTTGAAGATTATGATGTACAAATTATGGAAGTTATGGAAGAATGGGAAGCTTTAGAGGAAGAATTAAAAGAATTGATAAAATAA
- the kce gene encoding 3-keto-5-aminohexanoate cleavage protein: MMEKLIITAAICGAEVTKENNPAVPYTVEEIAREAYSAYKAGAAIIHLHVREDDGTPTQSKERFKACIDAIREKCPDVIIQPSTGGAVGMTDLERLQPTELGIEMATLDCGTCNFGGDEVFVNTENTIKNFGKIMIERNVKPEIEVFDKGMVDYAIRYAKQGFIKEPMHFDFVLGVQMSASARDLVFISESIPQGSTWTVSGIGRHEFPMAALAITMGGHVRVGFEDNVYIDKGVLAKSNGELVEKVVRLAKELGREIATPDEARRILSLTK; the protein is encoded by the coding sequence ATTATGGAAAAATTAATAATTACAGCAGCTATTTGTGGAGCTGAAGTAACAAAAGAAAATAACCCAGCTGTACCATATACAGTGGAAGAGATAGCTAGAGAAGCTTACAGTGCTTATAAAGCAGGAGCAGCAATAATACATTTACATGTAAGAGAAGATGACGGAACACCTACTCAATCAAAAGAGAGATTTAAAGCTTGTATAGATGCAATAAGAGAAAAGTGTCCAGATGTAATTATCCAACCATCAACTGGTGGAGCAGTAGGAATGACAGATCTAGAGAGATTACAACCTACTGAACTAGGAATAGAGATGGCTACACTAGATTGTGGAACTTGTAACTTTGGTGGAGATGAAGTATTTGTTAATACAGAGAACACTATCAAGAACTTTGGAAAAATAATGATAGAAAGAAATGTAAAACCAGAGATAGAAGTATTTGATAAAGGTATGGTAGATTATGCTATCAGATATGCAAAACAAGGGTTTATAAAAGAACCTATGCACTTTGACTTTGTATTAGGTGTACAGATGTCAGCTAGTGCAAGAGATTTAGTTTTCATAAGTGAGAGTATTCCTCAAGGATCAACTTGGACAGTTTCAGGAATTGGAAGACATGAATTCCCAATGGCAGCTTTAGCAATAACAATGGGAGGACATGTAAGAGTTGGTTTTGAAGATAACGTATATATAGATAAAGGGGTATTAGCTAAGTCTAATGGAGAGTTAGTAGAAAAAGTAGTTAGATTAGCAAAAGAGCTAGGAAGAGAGATAGCAACTCCAGATGAAGCAAGAAGAATTTTAAGTTTAACAAAATAG
- the kamA gene encoding L-lysine 2,3-aminomutase has translation MNTVNTRAKFFPNVTDAEWNDWHWQVRNRIETLDDLKKYINLSEEEEEGVKKTLETLRMAVTPYYFSLMDIDDPNCPIRKQAIPSIREIHKSEADLLDPLHEDEDSPVPGLTHRYPDRVLLLITDMCSMYCRHCTRRRFAGAHDQAMPMERIDKAIEYIAKTPQVRDVLLSGGDALLVSDETLEYIIKKLRAIPHVEIVRIGSRTPVVLPQRITPELVEMLKKYHPIWLNTHFNHPKEVTPEAKAACERLANAGIPLGNQSVLLRGINDCVHVMKRLVHELVKMRVRPYYIYQCDLSMGLEHFRTPVSKGIEIIEGLRGHTSGYAVPTFVVDAPGGGGKTPVMPQYVISQSPHKVVLRNFEGVITTYTEPEEYHEECQCDDCKAHRLNTGVSKLLSGGAMAIEPKELDRHKRNEK, from the coding sequence ATGAATACCGTTAATACAAGAGCAAAGTTTTTCCCAAATGTAACTGATGCAGAATGGAACGATTGGCACTGGCAAGTAAGAAATAGAATAGAAACTTTAGATGACTTAAAGAAATACATCAACTTAAGTGAAGAGGAAGAAGAAGGAGTTAAGAAAACTCTTGAAACATTAAGAATGGCAGTTACTCCTTACTATTTCTCATTAATGGATATAGATGACCCTAATTGCCCAATTAGAAAACAAGCTATACCATCAATAAGAGAGATTCATAAATCAGAAGCTGACCTATTAGACCCATTACATGAAGATGAGGACTCACCAGTTCCAGGATTAACTCATAGATATCCTGATAGAGTATTATTACTAATAACAGATATGTGTTCTATGTATTGTAGACACTGTACTCGTAGAAGATTTGCAGGAGCTCATGACCAAGCTATGCCTATGGAAAGAATAGATAAAGCTATTGAGTATATTGCAAAAACTCCACAAGTAAGAGACGTATTATTATCAGGAGGAGATGCATTACTAGTTTCTGATGAGACTTTAGAGTATATCATTAAAAAATTAAGAGCTATTCCTCACGTTGAGATAGTAAGAATTGGATCAAGAACTCCAGTTGTTTTACCTCAAAGAATAACTCCAGAATTAGTAGAGATGTTAAAGAAATACCACCCAATCTGGTTAAATACTCACTTTAACCATCCAAAAGAAGTTACTCCAGAAGCTAAAGCAGCTTGTGAAAGATTAGCTAATGCTGGAATTCCTTTAGGAAACCAATCAGTATTATTAAGAGGAATTAACGACTGTGTACATGTAATGAAGAGATTAGTTCACGAATTAGTAAAAATGAGAGTTAGACCATACTACATTTATCAATGTGACTTATCAATGGGACTTGAGCACTTCAGAACACCAGTTTCTAAAGGAATCGAGATCATTGAAGGATTAAGAGGACATACTTCTGGGTATGCAGTACCTACATTTGTTGTAGACGCACCTGGTGGAGGAGGAAAAACTCCTGTAATGCCTCAATATGTAATTTCTCAATCACCACATAAAGTAGTATTAAGAAACTTTGAGGGAGTAATAACTACTTATACAGAGCCAGAAGAGTACCATGAAGAGTGTCAATGTGATGACTGTAAAGCTCACAGATTAAATACTGGAGTTTCAAAACTTCTAAGTGGTGGAGCTATGGCAATAGAACCAAAAGAATTAGATAGACATAAGAGAAATGAAAAATAA
- a CDS encoding sodium:alanine symporter family protein, translated as MLQYFEALVNFLWGLPIIVIILGTGIYFTIKTKFFQVFHLKHIFSETILKIIRKGNKAESNGEGLITPFEAVATAIGGSVGVGNIGGVATAMAVGGPGSLFWLWIAAFVGMILKMAEVSLGVYYRQKDEKGELYGGPTYYMEKGLGEEKGHKWWIIPAVIFGGGIFSTFFITVQNYTVSEAVSSAFGIKIIYASFIYILCNYILIIGGIKSLGKLAGKIVPFMCIFYIGAALYIILININNLPETFKLIFSGAFTGTAAVGGFTGAAFRQVMRIGMARSVFSNEAGWGSSPMIHASAQTDHPIKQGLWGAFEVFVDTVIVCTLTCLVIIITGVWNSGATGATLTLSAFETGMGTASKIFIATGIFLFGVTTSSGWYAYYEIILRHLMKSSPKLKDGILKFYKVFYPVPGFIMVVMATTIGMPGSTVWLFADFTTAVPTFINVAVILYLSGTFFKLFKDYKNKYILKKEIKLEDRIPIFYEDKNN; from the coding sequence ATGTTACAATATTTTGAAGCGTTAGTAAATTTTTTATGGGGATTACCTATAATAGTTATCATCCTTGGTACTGGAATATACTTTACAATAAAAACTAAGTTTTTCCAGGTATTTCATCTTAAACACATATTTTCTGAAACTATATTAAAAATTATAAGAAAGGGAAATAAAGCTGAAAGTAATGGTGAAGGCCTTATTACACCTTTTGAAGCTGTTGCTACTGCTATTGGCGGATCAGTAGGAGTAGGAAATATCGGTGGAGTTGCTACTGCTATGGCTGTTGGTGGTCCGGGCTCTTTATTTTGGTTATGGATTGCTGCTTTTGTTGGAATGATACTCAAAATGGCTGAAGTTTCATTAGGGGTTTATTACAGACAAAAAGATGAAAAAGGAGAGCTTTACGGTGGTCCTACTTATTATATGGAAAAAGGATTAGGAGAAGAAAAAGGACATAAATGGTGGATTATTCCTGCTGTTATTTTTGGAGGTGGTATTTTTTCTACATTTTTTATTACAGTTCAAAATTATACTGTCTCAGAAGCTGTAAGTTCTGCATTTGGAATAAAAATAATATATGCTAGTTTTATTTATATCCTTTGTAATTATATTTTAATTATAGGTGGTATTAAATCACTTGGTAAATTAGCTGGAAAAATAGTTCCTTTTATGTGTATATTTTATATTGGTGCTGCTTTATATATAATTTTAATCAATATTAATAACCTTCCTGAAACTTTCAAACTAATTTTTTCTGGTGCTTTTACAGGAACTGCTGCTGTTGGTGGATTTACTGGAGCTGCTTTTAGACAAGTTATGAGAATTGGTATGGCGAGATCTGTGTTCAGTAATGAAGCTGGTTGGGGAAGTTCTCCTATGATACATGCTTCTGCACAAACTGATCATCCTATAAAGCAAGGGCTTTGGGGAGCTTTTGAAGTATTTGTTGATACTGTTATTGTCTGTACTTTAACTTGTTTAGTTATTATTATTACTGGAGTATGGAATAGTGGTGCTACTGGGGCAACTTTAACTCTTAGTGCTTTCGAAACTGGGATGGGAACAGCCAGCAAAATATTCATAGCTACTGGTATTTTCTTATTTGGTGTTACTACTTCTTCTGGTTGGTATGCATACTATGAAATAATTTTAAGACATCTAATGAAATCTTCACCTAAATTAAAAGATGGTATTCTTAAGTTTTATAAAGTATTTTATCCTGTTCCTGGTTTTATAATGGTTGTAATGGCTACTACTATTGGAATGCCTGGCTCAACAGTCTGGCTATTTGCTGATTTTACTACTGCCGTGCCAACTTTTATAAATGTTGCTGTTATTCTTTATTTAAGTGGGACTTTCTTCAAATTATTTAAAGATTATAAAAATAAGTATATTTTAAAAAAGGAAATAAAACTAGAGGATAGAATCCCTATATTTTATGAAGATAAAAATAATTAA
- a CDS encoding Na+/H+ antiporter NhaC family protein — protein MVEFIKLMPVFILAALMMSGFDALLAAPLATVAAAVAAMVTEKRKFSEILDAALANVREITVALFILMMAYAMAEVFMATGVGAAIINVALKLGITGKTVALVGAIVTSILSIATGSSWGTFAACAPIFLWLNHIVGGNIMLTMGAIAGGACFGDNIGLISDTTIVSSGIQGVEVVKRIRHQGVWSALVLISGIICFGLAGIFMGLPSVVGDGAAAINEIPAEVWTKLAEERESAVTLLNQVRDGVPVYMIIPLILVLVFAFKGYQTFICLFIGIISSYILGYFAGTVTSTKAFLEDLIFVGFEGAGAWVIVMMMWVSAFGGIMKLMDAFKPLSTLLIKISKNVKQLMFWNGALSIFGNMALADEMAQIVTIGPIIRNLVEKNVEGAPEDIEVLRLRNATFSDAMGVFGSQLIPWHVYIGFYLGIATTVYPLEAFSPIDIIQYNFIAFIAVISMLLLTLTGFDRFIPRFALPREPKVRLRK, from the coding sequence ATGGTCGAGTTTATTAAATTAATGCCAGTTTTTATTTTAGCTGCACTTATGATGTCAGGATTTGATGCTTTGCTTGCTGCACCTTTAGCAACAGTTGCTGCAGCAGTAGCTGCAATGGTTACAGAAAAAAGAAAATTTTCTGAAATCCTTGATGCTGCTTTAGCAAATGTTAGAGAGATTACTGTTGCTCTATTTATTCTAATGATGGCTTATGCTATGGCTGAGGTATTTATGGCTACTGGAGTTGGAGCTGCTATCATCAATGTGGCATTGAAGTTAGGTATTACAGGAAAAACTGTTGCATTAGTGGGAGCAATTGTTACTTCTATTCTTTCAATAGCTACTGGATCAAGCTGGGGTACTTTTGCTGCTTGTGCTCCAATATTCTTATGGTTAAATCATATTGTTGGGGGAAATATTATGTTAACTATGGGAGCTATAGCTGGAGGAGCTTGTTTTGGGGATAATATAGGACTTATTTCAGATACTACTATAGTTAGTTCTGGTATCCAAGGTGTTGAAGTTGTTAAAAGAATTAGACACCAAGGTGTTTGGTCAGCTTTAGTTTTAATCTCTGGTATTATCTGTTTTGGACTTGCTGGAATATTTATGGGATTACCATCAGTAGTTGGAGATGGAGCTGCTGCTATTAACGAAATTCCAGCTGAAGTTTGGACAAAACTTGCTGAAGAGAGAGAATCAGCTGTAACTCTATTAAACCAAGTTAGAGATGGGGTTCCAGTTTATATGATAATTCCTTTAATATTAGTTCTAGTATTTGCATTTAAAGGATATCAAACATTTATCTGCTTATTTATAGGTATTATTTCTTCTTATATCCTTGGATACTTTGCAGGAACTGTTACTAGCACAAAAGCTTTCCTTGAAGATCTAATCTTTGTTGGATTTGAAGGTGCAGGAGCTTGGGTTATAGTTATGATGATGTGGGTTTCAGCTTTTGGTGGAATAATGAAATTGATGGACGCATTCAAACCTTTATCAACATTACTAATTAAGATTTCTAAAAACGTAAAACAACTTATGTTCTGGAATGGAGCTTTATCAATATTTGGAAATATGGCTCTAGCTGATGAGATGGCACAAATAGTTACAATAGGACCAATCATTAGAAACCTTGTTGAGAAAAACGTAGAAGGTGCTCCAGAAGATATTGAAGTATTAAGACTTAGAAATGCTACATTCAGTGACGCTATGGGAGTTTTTGGATCTCAATTAATTCCTTGGCACGTATATATTGGATTCTATTTAGGAATTGCAACTACAGTATATCCATTAGAGGCATTCTCTCCAATAGATATTATCCAGTACAACTTTATAGCATTCATAGCTGTAATAAGTATGTTACTTCTAACTTTAACAGGTTTTGACAGATTCATTCCTAGATTTGCATTACCTAGAGAACCAAAAGTAAGATTGAGAAAATAA
- a CDS encoding gamma-glutamyl-gamma-aminobutyrate hydrolase family protein: protein MTKPIIGITSAYEIEDGLRNYHRTTVSIDYSKSIIAAGGVPIVLPVTSDLETIKNQLSLLDGLILAGGADINPLYYNQDFKENMGVISPERDEGELIVLREFFKTGKPILGICRGHQLLNVFRGGTLYQDLKYFGKPVLKHRQDFYPELAIHNVKIIDSDNILSQLFGNSILTNSFHHQSIDKIGDGLTTIATTEDGIVEAIQMKSHKFLYGIQWHPEMMTARGNEDMKKIFIEFIKHCNK, encoded by the coding sequence ATGACTAAACCTATAATTGGGATTACATCTGCATATGAGATTGAAGATGGACTTCGTAATTACCATAGGACGACTGTTAGTATTGATTATTCTAAGTCAATTATAGCTGCTGGTGGTGTTCCTATAGTTTTGCCTGTAACATCTGATTTAGAAACTATTAAAAACCAATTATCACTTCTTGATGGTCTAATCTTAGCAGGAGGAGCTGATATAAACCCTTTATACTACAATCAAGATTTCAAAGAAAATATGGGAGTTATCTCTCCTGAGAGAGATGAAGGTGAATTAATTGTTTTAAGAGAATTTTTTAAAACTGGAAAACCTATTCTTGGTATATGTAGAGGACACCAACTTTTAAATGTATTTAGAGGTGGAACTTTATATCAAGACCTTAAATATTTTGGAAAACCTGTTCTAAAACATAGACAAGATTTTTATCCTGAATTAGCTATACACAATGTCAAAATAATTGATTCAGATAATATATTGTCACAATTATTTGGTAACAGTATTTTAACAAACTCTTTTCACCATCAATCTATTGATAAAATAGGGGACGGATTGACTACCATCGCAACTACTGAAGATGGAATCGTTGAAGCTATTCAGATGAAATCACATAAATTTTTGTACGGAATACAATGGCATCCAGAAATGATGACAGCTAGAGGAAATGAGGATATGAAAAAAATCTTTATTGAATTTATTAAACACTGTAATAAATAA